The window tgaaaaagaagcaaaagaaaagaacaggCCCAAGGTATCCATTCGTGACATACATCCATCAACCTAAAATTCGTTCGAAGTCATTCCGGAAACCCATTCTATACCTCCAGGGATATTAACCACCCTTTCATGAAAGTCACCTTACCTGTGGTGATGGTACACTTATGGTACAGCCTAAGAAAATTACATCCCCTATCTATTGGGCCCCCAACCTGGCATCTGATACAGTGATACAAGTTGTTGGAAGAGAGTGCATGCTTTTTGTGGTAGCAAGCAACCACCAGTTGTAGTAGAGGCATCTTTACGCCTTCTTGCGGCCCATCCTGAGCCTCACCATCTGCTCGTAGAGAACATCCTTGAAGGCGAACAGGAAGGCCGCTGTTAGGACACTCTGAGTAACCTTGGGGCCAATACCTGCGATTCACTTTTTGTTAGTCTCTCATGATATTTTATGCTCTACTGGCAGATGAAATTGACTCACCCTTGTATAGACCAGAATAACCTTCGTCCTTGACGACACGGCTCAAGGCCTGAGACatgttctccttcttctcgctaTGGGCAGCGACGTGCATCTGGCTCTTAACAGTGATGTAAGGATATGTCACTGAAGTGGCAAAAAGCTTGCCCAAGGCCCCCAGCAAGAACGCCATGGTGGGAGTgatctttctcttcttctccacggtattcttcatctgctcaaAGAGTGTGTACTGGAGAATGGGGTTGATGACCAGCACCAGGGCTGGGATGACTCCGGCAAACAAGGCCTTGGGTCCCTCATTCTTCAAGAGGGCCATGAGGGTCCCCAGAGTGGTGGGAGgcttggccgccttggcGCCAGCACCGGCCTCGAGATCCGGGTCCTGTCGGCGCGTTGTGATGCGCGTGTTGACGACCCAGATggggttggtgatgatgacggtcGCGGAGCCGGCAATGGCGCCGGCGATCATGGACTCGATCGTGGtgagcttcttgctggcGCGGCCGGCGCGGGTGGCGGCCTTTTCGAAGAAGGCCCTGGTCCATTCATACCAGTAGTAGTAGATGAAGTTGGTGACGCTGATGCCGAACAGGGCCGAGTTGATGCCCGAGTAGAGACCCGAGACGCCCTCGCGCGCGATGATTTTCTGGATGGCTTCGACGAACTTGCTCTCGGCCTTTTTGGATTCGACCTGGGCTCTGGTGGAGAGGGTGATGAGAGGGTAGCTATTATAAGAGGATGAATGTTAGTCAAAGGAATCGCTCTCGTGATGTGACGTCGCAGTCCTGGAACGAAATGGAGGGCATCCTACGTCAAGATCATGGACAAAATGCCACCGCCAGCCCCAGCCAGGGCATGTGCGACATTGTCGTTCTGGGGAATGGGAGACTTGGAAGCCATGGTGTTAGACTATCGAGGAATTGAAATCGGCGGCTTGGTCGGCTTGTTGGTGAAGTATCGCGACGCCTCTTGCGACCAGTGACTTTGCTATCGAATTGGTACCCGACGATAAGATGATACAAGAGTAAAACGGCGGGTT of the Trichoderma breve strain T069 chromosome 4, whole genome shotgun sequence genome contains:
- a CDS encoding mitochondrial carrier protein domain-containing protein; translated protein: MASKSPIPQNDNVAHALAGAGGGILSMILTYPLITLSTRAQVESKKAESKFVEAIQKIIAREGVSGLYSGINSALFGISVTNFIYYYWYEWTRAFFEKAATRAGRASKKLTTIESMIAGAIAGSATVIITNPIWVVNTRITTRRQDPDLEAGAGAKAAKPPTTLGTLMALLKNEGPKALFAGVIPALVLVINPILQYTLFEQMKNTVEKKRKITPTMAFLLGALGKLFATSVTYPYITVKSQMHVAAHSEKKENMSQALSRVVKDEGYSGLYKGIGPKVTQSVLTAAFLFAFKDVLYEQMVRLRMGRKKA